The Lonchura striata isolate bLonStr1 chromosome 13, bLonStr1.mat, whole genome shotgun sequence DNA window aacacgatggggaaaaataaattaaaaaaaaaaagaaaagaataaggACCAAGTTAACAACAGCACCAGAAAAGTTACTTCAGTTGAAAGACAggtcaggttttttttccttctccaaagaATTTTTGTATTCTGTACAAAATAAGAGATCCCCCCCCTCCCTCAAACCCAAACATTTGTCACTTGGCCTCAGCGGttctgggcaggagaaggggaaagggggagaACTAAATTGTTATTCCTAAGTGggagggctgaggggctgcgaTGCGACAGACAGCGGGGCGGCGGGGCTATGTACAGCGGGGGCCGGGGGGTTGTGCTTTCCTCCAGCCGCCGGCAGAAAGCTGCTTTGCCTGGGGGGTCTGGGTCAAACCTCCTGTGCCTGCACCCACCTCTGAGCGGACCTGCACGGCGTCCGTGGGTGCGGAGCGAGGGCGTTTGCAGGGAGTCCAAGTGATCCTTGTGGAGGGGGGGCAAAGTGGAGGCTCAGCATCCTCAGTCCCTGCACCCTGGTGTCCCCCAAGACAGAGGGGATTGCAGAGCCTctacccccagcacccccaccCTCTCACGTGTCCCCCACTTCTTCTTccccccctgcaccccctgcCCATTGCTTCTGCCGCCTGGAATGAGGCTGAGCGGTGGCGGCCCCAagcaggcagctggggggaATGGGGCCAGGGCCCCCACTCCTggtgctcctggtgctccacgGCTGCCACAGACCTGCTGGCACCATCCTCTCCTGCTGCGGCTGGGGCCACCCGCCTGCGCCCGagggaaaggaaacagagaggagagggaaagcCAGAGAGCAAcaagaaaagggaaacaaagggaaagaggtgaaaaaaggaaaggaaaaaaaagagaggaaaagggaggacaaaaagagttaaaaagaaaggaaaagaaaaagaggacaagaagaggaaaaggagaaaaacgggaaaatgaagaaaataagaaaagagaaggaaaagtgacatagaagaacaaaagaaaaatgccaaaagaaaaaaaaaaaacagaaaaaataggaaaaagaagagaagaaaagcagaaagaggGCCAAAGAGAGAGCACGTGAAGGAGGGATGTAGGGAGAGCGCAAGGCAGGAGACAGAGGGGCAGGAAGCAGGGGCACCAGagagggatggggcagcaggTGCCGGCGGGTGGGGGCTCCCGGGAGGCGCAGCAGCTGCCCCCGGGGGTCCGTGGGCCACGGCGGGCACGTCCCTGCTGGCCGGGCACCATCACGATATCCGCGGGGCCGACCTGTCATTGGTGACGGTCCTGCGCAGGCGCACCCCGCGCCGGATGGCCACCAGCATGTCTTCGGCCGGGGGGTCCATGGAGGCCgcggggggcggcgcgggggtCTCCTCGCTGGGGCCGGACCCCACGAGGGCGGTGGGGAAGGGGAACTGGCCTTCCCCCAAGGCGTGGGCGCCGGCCACCAGCTCCCCAATCTTCTCCACCAAACTGTGCCGGTTGGCAGCCAACTGTtggtcctcctcttcctcagcggagaggtgctggccggccccgggGTAGACGGAGATCTCCATGGCACCGCCACCCCAGGCGGTGTTGGGAAGGCTCAGCCGCTTGGGCGAAGCTTTGGCAAAATCCAGGGGGTTCGGAGAGGCATCGTCAGCGTAGAAGACGCACTCTTCACTGCCCACCCGCGTAGGGCCGGCATAGCCAGGGGAGTCGGGCACCGTGGGGGTCTTCACGGGGACGATGGGGGGTCGGATGGGGATGGGGCCAGCATTGGAGAGTGTACGGCGCACCGAGGGCTTGGTGGAGGGCGTGCGGCGGATGGTGGCCACCCCCGGGGTGGTGCCGGCCGGTAGGTTGGTGCCGGTGGGCAGCCCGGCGGTGGAGGCGGGACGCTTGGTCTGGATCATCCGCCGGTAGTTCTGGGCGATGTTGCTGTTGCGTGGGATGGTGGAGGACTTGTCAAAATCACTCTGGGGCTCACACTCCACGTCACCGTTCACCGAGTAGCAGTCGTAGTCGGAgcctggggaggcagcagcaccatCAGTGTGGCTGGGGGAGCAGTGGGTAGCCAAGCTCAACCATGTCATTAAAGCCAGCCTCAGCCACCTCCATCACAGCACAACAACCAAATTCAACTGCCATGATCGTCACGCAACCACTGCTGTCATTGCTGGCACAACATGCTCACCATCAAACACAAACATCGCCACTGGAGGGAAAGCAGAGTCACCCCAGCCATCACACTGAAATCACACCAAACCCAACTCTCACCATCACAACCACCCCAATCACAGCCATCACCACACGATCACAGCCAATCTCCACTGTCACCACCACATGCTCATAACTGGCTCAGCCATCATCATGCCAACATCATGACAGACGTGGTTATTTGATCTCCAACTACCGACTGTTGCCATCACCTAACAGTGCCACCATCTCTACCTGTACTCAACCTCTGTGCAGACACATCACCGCATCACTTGTTACGGCGCTTCCTGGCACAACTGCACCCAGTGAGCCCCAGCTAACACccaaaaaaccaggaaaagctGTGGTTAGTTGTGGCACCAGCCCCTACACAGTATGACCATAGCCTGATGCTATGACACCCAGGGCACACAAATGTACCCCAGGATCACCAAAACCTCTGTTGTGCCCTTCCCCACTCTAAATGCCATTTCAGGTGGCCCCAGGTAACCCCTGGTGGCAGTACCTTGGGAAGGGATGGTGTCCTCAGAGCAGGAGGGGGTGGTGGTCTGCGTGCTGTAGCCACTGGAGTACTGCAGCGAGTCCCGGCTGCTCTTCTGGTGCTCCAAGCTCAGCCCACGGGTCAAGACCATGGCCAGGTCGCTGGCGGCAGGGGACACCTCCTCCCCATGCTGCTGGGGCAAGGGGCACTATCAGCACCCTGGTTCCTCCTTTGGGAggccccaggagccccccacctctgtgccctccctgctgcagctggtaCCTTGGCAGCAATTGTAGCGGGGGACATCCGGGGCCTGGGAGCATCCTCGCCGCCGATGCCCGGGtacccagcagcaggagagcccAGCTCGGCTTCCCGCAGGTGCTCCACGCGGTCCTTGCGCCGCTGCAGGGTAGGGACCACCGGCTGGTCATAGGGGCTGGCCTTGGACCAGTCCTGCAACGGGCAAGGCATGCGGTTCATGCTGGTGACACGGGGACCAGGAGAGTAGCAGGAGAGGTCTCAAGCTGATGTCCCCCGTGTTAAGCCACGGGTGCTGCTCAGGATGCTCTGCCCCatgcaggaagggaggggaggggctgggggctgaaCCCCATGGAGTGAGGGGGGAGCCACGTGTGAAATGCAACCCTGGTGGGATGGCAAGGACTAACCGAGGTGGGGGAGCTGCACTCGCTAACTGACTGGCAGGTTTCGGATGCCTCTGAGGACGCCGAGCTGGAGGACTTCTGCTGTGCCGTGACGAGCCGAGAGCCGGAAGGTGAGAGAAGAGGCTGTTAGCAAGCAAAGCCAGAGCCATGACCCCGGTTAgagcagcacccacagctccctggctgAGCAAGGCCCCAGCCCTCCTCCCCTCCGGCGGTGGCTGCAGGATGGCAGGCAGGATGCGACCTTGGAGTCGGGTCAAGAACTGGGATGACGCACTGGCCCAACCCTTCCCCCTTCTCACCCCAAGCCATGCAGAGCCAACAGGTATTTTGGGGAGCGGGGATCTTGCTGGGTTGGTGATGCCAGGTTAGCATGGACAGGCGGGAATGGCAACTCCCTGGGGATCCTGGAGCATCCTTAGCACCGGGGATGGTGCAGCATGAAGGGGAAGCTTTGCTCCATGATGCCTGGTGGGTGACTGGCACAAACTGGGTATTATGGGGCTGCGGTGATTGAGAAACACCCTGTTCTCCTGGCATAGGGAGAGGGATATCTGTACCCCATGCCTGGGGGAATTCATGGATAGGGTTTCTCTGCTATGTGGCCCAGAATGCCCACAGCTATGGCAGGCACCCTCAATATTCCCAATATTTATTTCCCGTGATGCCAACACAGATGGAAATACTTCTGAGGGTGGGTCTCATCACCTCTGCACTGGACCCAGCACCACCCACCCATTCTGTGGaagaggaaactgaggcatggagGCTGGCAGCACTGACCAGCCTCCCTGTACCTGGCTGGTGATGTCCGAGGGCATGGGGGAAGGTGGTTTGGAATAAGCGGCGTCCTGGGAGATGAAGCCGGAGTCGTGGGAGGAGACGCTGGAGAGGCgggtggcggcggcggggggctgCGCCAGGCTGCGGTAGCGATAGGTGGAACTGGGTGAGCAGGTCTGAGCCCCGCCGGGCCACGCCACGCCACCCTTGGCACTGCTAACGCTGCTGGGGGGGCGCCGGGGGGACGGGGACACGCCGGCGGGGAGgacaaaggaaggaaaagagaatttaaGCCAGAGGTTTGGAGGTGGCAGGAGGATCAGTGCCCTGCCACACATCCCAacctggggaaactgaggcatgtAGTCCTCCTGGAGGTGTCCCTTTGCCTCCTGGGGTGGCCCTGTGGCGGGGAACAGGCTGGGGGACATGACAGAGGTGGTATGTTTGCCCCCAGACACCCATGCACAGCACACATTGTCCCCAGATCCTGGAGGATAGGGTATGTGTCCGGCCCCCATCCTGCCCCATAGGTCCACCAGCCCTGCCCAGTGTGCCAAGACCAATTCCTTTATATTAATGGGAGCCACCTGCCCATATGGACATGAGAAGGTGGACATGCACCTTGTGAGCATCCCCAGAGGCCGTAAGCATCATTAACCCATTGAGGTTAATGAAGAGGGCTGGATTTCCTGGCTGTGGTTGGGTGTGGAGCCCACCTTACCATACCTGCACATGCTGGACTTgcgggagctggagctgctgggcgaGGATGGCGGCGTCTGGTAGGACCAGCTGTAGTCAGAGCCCTTCAGGTCCTTGATCACCTGCAGGAAAGATGGGGTCTAAGTCCCCTCAGAGATGTTCCCCTGCTCCCCTGGCTCACCCCTACTGACCTGCTCACTGGCGGGGGGCAACTTGTGGGGCTCAGCAGTGAGCACCACCAGGTCCTCGATGATGCCCTGCAGGTGGGTGATCTCTCCCAGCATGGTGAGCTCCCCGTTCTGAGGACAGAGAAGAGAGAGCATCAGCAACCACTGGGCAGAAGGAACCATCCTTGACCCTCCCAGCCCCCAACGCTCACCACCACGGGCTGCAGGAAGGTGATGAAGGTGCAGAAGCGGCCCCGCT harbors:
- the MTSS2 gene encoding protein MTSS 2 isoform X8, giving the protein METAEKECGALGGLFQAIINDMKSSYPIWEDFNSKATKLHSQLRTTVLAAVAFLDAFQKVADMATNTRGATRDIGSALTRMCMRHRSIEAKLRQFTNALMESLINPLQDRIEDWKKTANQLDKDHAKEYKRARHEIKKKSSDTLKLQKKARKELLGKGDLQPQLDNALQDVNDMYLLLEETEKQAVRKALIEERGRFCTFITFLQPVVNGELTMLGEITHLQGIIEDLVVLTAEPHKLPPASEQVIKDLKGSDYSWSYQTPPSSPSSSSSRKSSMCSLAQPPAAATRLSSVSSHDSGFISQDAAYSKPPSPMPSDITSQPLLSPSGSRLVTAQQKSSSSASSEASETCQSVSECSSPTSDWSKASPYDQPVVPTLQRRKDRVEHLREAELGSPAAGYPGIGGEDAPRPRMSPATIAAKHGEEVSPAASDLAMVLTRGLSLEHQKSSRDSLQYSSGYSTQTTTPSCSEDTIPSQGSDYDCYSVNGDVECEPQSDFDKSSTIPRNSNIAQNYRRMIQTKRPASTAGLPTGTNLPAGTTPGVATIRRTPSTKPSVRRTLSNAGPIPIRPPIVPVKTPTVPDSPGYAGPTRVGSEECVFYADDASPNPLDFAKASPKRLSLPNTAWGGGAMEISVYPGAGQHLSAEEEEDQQLAANRHSLVEKIGELVAGAHALGEGQFPFPTALVGSGPSEETPAPPPAASMDPPAEDMLVAIRRGVRLRRTVTNDRSAPRIS
- the MTSS2 gene encoding protein MTSS 2 isoform X7, giving the protein METAEKECGALGGLFQAIINDMKSSYPIWEDFNSKATKLHSQLRTTVLAAVAFLDAFQKVADMATNTRGATRDIGSALTRMCMRHRSIEAKLRQFTNALMESLINPLQDRIEDWKKTANQLDKDHAKEYKRARHEIKKKSSDTLKLQKKARKGKGDLQPQLDNALQDVNDMYLLLEETEKQAVRKALIEERGRFCTFITFLQPVVNGELTMLGEITHLQGIIEDLVVLTAEPHKLPPASEQVIKDLKGSDYSWSYQTPPSSPSSSSSRKSSMCSVSSAKGGVAWPGGAQTCSPSSTYRYRSLAQPPAAATRLSSVSSHDSGFISQDAAYSKPPSPMPSDITSQKSSSSASSEASETCQSVSECSSPTSDWSKASPYDQPVVPTLQRRKDRVEHLREAELGSPAAGYPGIGGEDAPRPRMSPATIAAKHGEEVSPAASDLAMVLTRGLSLEHQKSSRDSLQYSSGYSTQTTTPSCSEDTIPSQGSDYDCYSVNGDVECEPQSDFDKSSTIPRNSNIAQNYRRMIQTKRPASTAGLPTGTNLPAGTTPGVATIRRTPSTKPSVRRTLSNAGPIPIRPPIVPVKTPTVPDSPGYAGPTRVGSEECVFYADDASPNPLDFAKASPKRLSLPNTAWGGGAMEISVYPGAGQHLSAEEEEDQQLAANRHSLVEKIGELVAGAHALGEGQFPFPTALVGSGPSEETPAPPPAASMDPPAEDMLVAIRRGVRLRRTVTNDRSAPRIS
- the MTSS2 gene encoding protein MTSS 2 isoform X6 — translated: METAEKECGALGGLFQAIINDMKSSYPIWEDFNSKATKLHSQLRTTVLAAVAFLDAFQKVADMATNTRGATRDIGSALTRMCMRHRSIEAKLRQFTNALMESLINPLQDRIEDWKKTANQLDKDHAKEYKRARHEIKKKSSDTLKLQKKARKGKGDLQPQLDNALQDVNDMYLLLEETEKQAVRKALIEERGRFCTFITFLQPVVNGELTMLGEITHLQGIIEDLVVLTAEPHKLPPASEQVIKDLKGSDYSWSYQTPPSSPSSSSSRKSSMCSSVSSAKGGVAWPGGAQTCSPSSTYRYRSLAQPPAAATRLSSVSSHDSGFISQDAAYSKPPSPMPSDITSQKSSSSASSEASETCQSVSECSSPTSDWSKASPYDQPVVPTLQRRKDRVEHLREAELGSPAAGYPGIGGEDAPRPRMSPATIAAKHGEEVSPAASDLAMVLTRGLSLEHQKSSRDSLQYSSGYSTQTTTPSCSEDTIPSQGSDYDCYSVNGDVECEPQSDFDKSSTIPRNSNIAQNYRRMIQTKRPASTAGLPTGTNLPAGTTPGVATIRRTPSTKPSVRRTLSNAGPIPIRPPIVPVKTPTVPDSPGYAGPTRVGSEECVFYADDASPNPLDFAKASPKRLSLPNTAWGGGAMEISVYPGAGQHLSAEEEEDQQLAANRHSLVEKIGELVAGAHALGEGQFPFPTALVGSGPSEETPAPPPAASMDPPAEDMLVAIRRGVRLRRTVTNDRSAPRIS
- the MTSS2 gene encoding protein MTSS 2 isoform X3 is translated as METAEKECGALGGLFQAIINDMKSSYPIWEDFNSKATKLHSQLRTTVLAAVAFLDAFQKVADMATNTRGATRDIGSALTRMCMRHRSIEAKLRQFTNALMESLINPLQDRIEDWKKTANQLDKDHAKEYKRARHEIKKKSSDTLKLQKKARKELLGKGDLQPQLDNALQDVNDMYLLLEETEKQAVRKALIEERGRFCTFITFLQPVVNGELTMLGEITHLQGIIEDLVVLTAEPHKLPPASEQVIKDLKGSDYSWSYQTPPSSPSSSSSRKSSMCSSVSSAKGGVAWPGGAQTCSPSSTYRYRSLAQPPAAATRLSSVSSHDSGFISQDAAYSKPPSPMPSDITSQQKSSSSASSEASETCQSVSECSSPTSDWSKASPYDQPVVPTLQRRKDRVEHLREAELGSPAAGYPGIGGEDAPRPRMSPATIAAKHGEEVSPAASDLAMVLTRGLSLEHQKSSRDSLQYSSGYSTQTTTPSCSEDTIPSQGSDYDCYSVNGDVECEPQSDFDKSSTIPRNSNIAQNYRRMIQTKRPASTAGLPTGTNLPAGTTPGVATIRRTPSTKPSVRRTLSNAGPIPIRPPIVPVKTPTVPDSPGYAGPTRVGSEECVFYADDASPNPLDFAKASPKRLSLPNTAWGGGAMEISVYPGAGQHLSAEEEEDQQLAANRHSLVEKIGELVAGAHALGEGQFPFPTALVGSGPSEETPAPPPAASMDPPAEDMLVAIRRGVRLRRTVTNDRSAPRIS
- the MTSS2 gene encoding protein MTSS 2 isoform X9, with translation METAEKECGALGGLFQAIINDMKSSYPIWEDFNSKATKLHSQLRTTVLAAVAFLDAFQKVADMATNTRGATRDIGSALTRMCMRHRSIEAKLRQFTNALMESLINPLQDRIEDWKKTANQLDKDHAKEYKRARHEIKKKSSDTLKLQKKARKGKGDLQPQLDNALQDVNDMYLLLEETEKQAVRKALIEERGRFCTFITFLQPVVNGELTMLGEITHLQGIIEDLVVLTAEPHKLPPASEQVIKDLKGSDYSWSYQTPPSSPSSSSSRKSSMCSLAQPPAAATRLSSVSSHDSGFISQDAAYSKPPSPMPSDITSQKSSSSASSEASETCQSVSECSSPTSDWSKASPYDQPVVPTLQRRKDRVEHLREAELGSPAAGYPGIGGEDAPRPRMSPATIAAKHGEEVSPAASDLAMVLTRGLSLEHQKSSRDSLQYSSGYSTQTTTPSCSEDTIPSQGSDYDCYSVNGDVECEPQSDFDKSSTIPRNSNIAQNYRRMIQTKRPASTAGLPTGTNLPAGTTPGVATIRRTPSTKPSVRRTLSNAGPIPIRPPIVPVKTPTVPDSPGYAGPTRVGSEECVFYADDASPNPLDFAKASPKRLSLPNTAWGGGAMEISVYPGAGQHLSAEEEEDQQLAANRHSLVEKIGELVAGAHALGEGQFPFPTALVGSGPSEETPAPPPAASMDPPAEDMLVAIRRGVRLRRTVTNDRSAPRIS
- the MTSS2 gene encoding protein MTSS 2 isoform X4, which translates into the protein METAEKECGALGGLFQAIINDMKSSYPIWEDFNSKATKLHSQLRTTVLAAVAFLDAFQKVADMATNTRGATRDIGSALTRMCMRHRSIEAKLRQFTNALMESLINPLQDRIEDWKKTANQLDKDHAKEYKRARHEIKKKSSDTLKLQKKARKELLGKGDLQPQLDNALQDVNDMYLLLEETEKQAVRKALIEERGRFCTFITFLQPVVNGELTMLGEITHLQGIIEDLVVLTAEPHKLPPASEQVIKDLKGSDYSWSYQTPPSSPSSSSSRKSSMCSSVSSAKGGVAWPGGAQTCSPSSTYRYRSLAQPPAAATRLSSVSSHDSGFISQDAAYSKPPSPMPSDITSQKSSSSASSEASETCQSVSECSSPTSDWSKASPYDQPVVPTLQRRKDRVEHLREAELGSPAAGYPGIGGEDAPRPRMSPATIAAKHGEEVSPAASDLAMVLTRGLSLEHQKSSRDSLQYSSGYSTQTTTPSCSEDTIPSQGSDYDCYSVNGDVECEPQSDFDKSSTIPRNSNIAQNYRRMIQTKRPASTAGLPTGTNLPAGTTPGVATIRRTPSTKPSVRRTLSNAGPIPIRPPIVPVKTPTVPDSPGYAGPTRVGSEECVFYADDASPNPLDFAKASPKRLSLPNTAWGGGAMEISVYPGAGQHLSAEEEEDQQLAANRHSLVEKIGELVAGAHALGEGQFPFPTALVGSGPSEETPAPPPAASMDPPAEDMLVAIRRGVRLRRTVTNDRSAPRIS
- the MTSS2 gene encoding protein MTSS 2 isoform X5 gives rise to the protein METAEKECGALGGLFQAIINDMKSSYPIWEDFNSKATKLHSQLRTTVLAAVAFLDAFQKVADMATNTRGATRDIGSALTRMCMRHRSIEAKLRQFTNALMESLINPLQDRIEDWKKTANQLDKDHAKEYKRARHEIKKKSSDTLKLQKKARKELLGKGDLQPQLDNALQDVNDMYLLLEETEKQAVRKALIEERGRFCTFITFLQPVVNGELTMLGEITHLQGIIEDLVVLTAEPHKLPPASEQVIKDLKGSDYSWSYQTPPSSPSSSSSRKSSMCSVSSAKGGVAWPGGAQTCSPSSTYRYRSLAQPPAAATRLSSVSSHDSGFISQDAAYSKPPSPMPSDITSQKSSSSASSEASETCQSVSECSSPTSDWSKASPYDQPVVPTLQRRKDRVEHLREAELGSPAAGYPGIGGEDAPRPRMSPATIAAKHGEEVSPAASDLAMVLTRGLSLEHQKSSRDSLQYSSGYSTQTTTPSCSEDTIPSQGSDYDCYSVNGDVECEPQSDFDKSSTIPRNSNIAQNYRRMIQTKRPASTAGLPTGTNLPAGTTPGVATIRRTPSTKPSVRRTLSNAGPIPIRPPIVPVKTPTVPDSPGYAGPTRVGSEECVFYADDASPNPLDFAKASPKRLSLPNTAWGGGAMEISVYPGAGQHLSAEEEEDQQLAANRHSLVEKIGELVAGAHALGEGQFPFPTALVGSGPSEETPAPPPAASMDPPAEDMLVAIRRGVRLRRTVTNDRSAPRIS
- the MTSS2 gene encoding protein MTSS 2 isoform X2 produces the protein METAEKECGALGGLFQAIINDMKSSYPIWEDFNSKATKLHSQLRTTVLAAVAFLDAFQKVADMATNTRGATRDIGSALTRMCMRHRSIEAKLRQFTNALMESLINPLQDRIEDWKKTANQLDKDHAKEYKRARHEIKKKSSDTLKLQKKARKELLGKGDLQPQLDNALQDVNDMYLLLEETEKQAVRKALIEERGRFCTFITFLQPVVNGELTMLGEITHLQGIIEDLVVLTAEPHKLPPASEQVIKDLKGSDYSWSYQTPPSSPSSSSSRKSSMCSVSSAKGGVAWPGGAQTCSPSSTYRYRSLAQPPAAATRLSSVSSHDSGFISQDAAYSKPPSPMPSDITSQPLLSPSGSRLVTAQQKSSSSASSEASETCQSVSECSSPTSDWSKASPYDQPVVPTLQRRKDRVEHLREAELGSPAAGYPGIGGEDAPRPRMSPATIAAKHGEEVSPAASDLAMVLTRGLSLEHQKSSRDSLQYSSGYSTQTTTPSCSEDTIPSQGSDYDCYSVNGDVECEPQSDFDKSSTIPRNSNIAQNYRRMIQTKRPASTAGLPTGTNLPAGTTPGVATIRRTPSTKPSVRRTLSNAGPIPIRPPIVPVKTPTVPDSPGYAGPTRVGSEECVFYADDASPNPLDFAKASPKRLSLPNTAWGGGAMEISVYPGAGQHLSAEEEEDQQLAANRHSLVEKIGELVAGAHALGEGQFPFPTALVGSGPSEETPAPPPAASMDPPAEDMLVAIRRGVRLRRTVTNDRSAPRIS
- the MTSS2 gene encoding protein MTSS 2 isoform X1, which produces METAEKECGALGGLFQAIINDMKSSYPIWEDFNSKATKLHSQLRTTVLAAVAFLDAFQKVADMATNTRGATRDIGSALTRMCMRHRSIEAKLRQFTNALMESLINPLQDRIEDWKKTANQLDKDHAKEYKRARHEIKKKSSDTLKLQKKARKELLGKGDLQPQLDNALQDVNDMYLLLEETEKQAVRKALIEERGRFCTFITFLQPVVNGELTMLGEITHLQGIIEDLVVLTAEPHKLPPASEQVIKDLKGSDYSWSYQTPPSSPSSSSSRKSSMCSSVSSAKGGVAWPGGAQTCSPSSTYRYRSLAQPPAAATRLSSVSSHDSGFISQDAAYSKPPSPMPSDITSQPLLSPSGSRLVTAQQKSSSSASSEASETCQSVSECSSPTSDWSKASPYDQPVVPTLQRRKDRVEHLREAELGSPAAGYPGIGGEDAPRPRMSPATIAAKHGEEVSPAASDLAMVLTRGLSLEHQKSSRDSLQYSSGYSTQTTTPSCSEDTIPSQGSDYDCYSVNGDVECEPQSDFDKSSTIPRNSNIAQNYRRMIQTKRPASTAGLPTGTNLPAGTTPGVATIRRTPSTKPSVRRTLSNAGPIPIRPPIVPVKTPTVPDSPGYAGPTRVGSEECVFYADDASPNPLDFAKASPKRLSLPNTAWGGGAMEISVYPGAGQHLSAEEEEDQQLAANRHSLVEKIGELVAGAHALGEGQFPFPTALVGSGPSEETPAPPPAASMDPPAEDMLVAIRRGVRLRRTVTNDRSAPRIS